The sequence CACTAAGGCTGTGACGGTAGTGTTCAAACTCAGTCTGACGCTGATCCAGCCAGTCACTCATCGGTGGGTGTGCCTGCAGTAATGATTGCCACAGCGGCATGAGCTGGTAATAGATATCATTGGTCCGACTTGCCAGGGGCTGAATTTGCTTAACAAAAAACAGCCCGAATACGTTACGCAGATATTTCACCTGCTCCAGCGCCTTACCATCCGGGCATTGTATATCTCTGGCGTGCAGCCATTGGGTCAGCGCACTCAGGTGTAACTGAAGCATTCGCTGGGTCCTGAATACCCGTGCCATCAAACGTGCCTGTTGTAATTGTTGCAGGTGCTGTTCCAGTTCACCTGAGTGATGCGGCTGTGCTGATTCCGGGCTTAAGCTCAGCAGGTATTGCAGAGACTGGCGGGTTTCACTCAGGCGGTCAGTTTGTTTGCTCTGCACCCAGCCGCTGTTGCGGCCAAGGGCATGGCGAATTTCCTCACTTTCAAGTAGGCGTTGCCACTGAAGGTTCAGTGCAGTTTGCTTTTGTTGTTGCCAGTGGCGTAATTGCTGTTTAAGTGCAGCATCTTGTGTGCTGTTCAGACATGACTGTAAGGCCTGCAGCAGCTTAAGCTCATAAATATATCGCTGCGACGGCGCCTGAATTTTCCCCAGCGCGGTGTTGCGCTCAGCAACAAGGCTGTAGAGGCTGCAGTCCCTGAGCTGATAAAAGTCTTTGATGCTGATTTGGAGCGTATCTTTTGATGTCTGCTGTTTGGGCGGCACAGGCAAAGGGGGCATATCGGCAAGTTCTGCACCAGGGTGATCCAGCACGCTTGCCAGACGCTGACTGTATTCCCCGGTGGTGTCATTAATATCGGCCTGAAAACTACAGCCGCTCAGAATCATGGTTGTTATCAGTATCAGCGGTTTAAATGGCAAGGTTGCCCCTTGTCAGTAGTATTGCTCGTCGTCGGCGTTAATACGGTAACTGAGCTTGCTATGTTCTTCGTCCACATGCAGGGTAATGCGTATGGGGTGACAGCAATTTGTACAGTCTTCATAGTAATCCTGATCACCCTGGCTGTAATCAAGGAGTAAATGCATTCCATGACCGCAATGGGGGCAATCGACATGAACGTTTTTTGCTTTCATGCTGTTCTCCTGCTTTTGATGGGTTAATATTCCTGACCTCAAAGTGCCGCTGAACTTATCCCTCTAATCTCTCTGAAATACACTAAAGAGGACCGTTACCAGCAAGGCTGCGGCCACCATCTACTTTCAGGATCTGGCCGGTTACGTAAGCAGCGTTCAGCAAAAAGCCTACTGCGCCGGTAATGTCCTCTATGCCACCCATGCGCTGCAAAGGCACCTTTGCCAGCACCGCGCTTTTTTCCTGCTCAGAGATCTCTTTACTCGGCCATAAAATGGCACCGGGAGCTATAGCGTTGACTCTGATATCCGGTGCGAGTTCCACTGCCAGAGATTCAGTCATACTCACCAGTGCCGATTTGGCCATGCAATATACGCTGTGTGCAGGTAACGGCCGCAATGCATGAATGTCTGCCATATTAATGATAGTGCCTTGCCGGCTTTTAAGCTCGTCGCTAAGGGCCTGAGATAAAAATAACGGCGCCATAGCGTTGCTGCCCATCAGGGTATGCCAGTCCTGCTGTTTAATCTGACCTATGGGGGTCGGATAAAAAGCTGAGGCGTTGTTGATTAATCCGTCCAGGCGGCCAAATGCCGCAGGAATTTCCTCTGCCAACCGGCTTAAATCCCGGTGTTCACAAAGATCCCCGCTGACCAGCGCTGCAGACCCTCTGCGCCGGGCATTAAGTGTCTGTTGCAGCGTTTTAGCTTCATCCAGCGAATGCTGACAATGCAGTACAACGCGATAGCCCTGTTGATGAACAAAGCGGGCGATGGCGGCTCCCAGGCGTTTGGCGCTGCCACTGATGAAAATCACTTTTTGTGTGTCTTGCATAAAGGTACAGATGGATGATGGAGAATACGGGGCACAGTATGCAAAGCCGCGCTGTTAGTCCATATTATTTAGCTGGCTCTGGGCACTGTGGATATACTGGCCCCCAAATAACAGAGCGTGATTGAGGTTGTGATAAAGCTGGTAAACAGGTTTGCGATACTGGTACTGGTCACTTAAGGGCCAGATTTCTTCATAGCCCTGATAAAAGGCCTCGGGGAAACGGCCAAAAAATTCGGTCATGGCAATATCTGTCTCCCGGTCACCGAAATAAAAGGCCGGATCGTACAGCACTGGTTTGTTTTTCCAGAACCCGGTATTTCCCTGCCACAGATCGCCGTGCAGCGGTGAGGCCGGAGGAGTATGGCCTGCCAGTAATTGTCTGACCCGTTCAACTACCTTGTCGACATCGACCTTCAGAACGCCTTTCTCAACCAGTAATTGCAGCATATAGCCGATGCGCTGCTCAGCGAAAAACTGACACCATTTCTTTTGCCAGCCGTTGGGTTGCAGGGTGGCACCGATGTAATTATCTTCCTGCCAGCCGTACATCTGCTGATGATCTGACTGATGCAGTCTGGCCAACTGTTGCCCGAACAGATGCCATTGTTCGTGGCTACCCTCCTGCATATGCAAATACTCCAGTACCAGAAATCCGGACTGGGAGGTTTTGCCTACGCAGATAACCTTAGGTACTTTGAAGAATTGTCCCTGATTCAGCTTTTCCAGGCCGGCCGCTTCTGTTTCAAGTCGTGTGAGCTCTGAAGTATCTGCGACTTTGACGAAGAAACGGCGCTGGCCGTCGGTAATGCGAAAGGCGCGGGTATAGAATTGCTCGTGTAACTGGCGAATATCATCACAGATAAAATCCTGTCCCAGCTGCTCGCTGATCTGTTCACTGATAAAGTGCCACATAGGAACTGAATATAAGATGAAACTTGCTCTTAGTATGGAACAGATGTCAGGGCCGTGATCAAAAATTTTCTATTTCTTTACCGTCTCTGTCTGGCCCAGTTTATCTGCGAGATTGTTGAAGGTTTTATAAGTACCTGAAACCAATAGAGAACGTGACAACCATCGGGGGATATTGCCCGCTGCATCACCACTTCCCTGATAGCAAATCAGAGTGTGATCCTGTTGCGGTAGCAGGCGCCATAAGCCATTAACGTTCAGCATTCTGACCGTTTCGGGGGTAACAGGGTGACGGTCACTGGCATCGGAAATTTCAATTCTCAGTTCTGAGTCATCAGGGGCACTGACAATGCGCGAAAGCGTCACCATATCTCTGTCCTTTACCGGCCATGGGGCGTTAAAGATCGTGTGCACTAAATCTTCGTTTGCTTTGGGTTGTTCCAGCAAAGTGACTTGTCTGGCGCTATGGATCCATTCAGGGGCTTTTTCGGTGTCTCTCAGTAAAGTCAGAAAGGCTTCAGGAGCGCTTTTCACCCGGGTGATGGCGAGAATTTCAAAGCTGTTTCCCGCCCTTCGGGCATAGACTTCGACATTTTCATCTGCCTTACGCTCTTCCCATCCCTGTGAGGGGGTAAGACATGCAGCCTCGATAAACAAGGCGCAGCAAAGTAGCGTCAATAACAGTGAAAATTGCATCTGAGTGCCGAAATGGATATAGTTGGCCGGATCCTGATATGGCAGATAAACGCACTGCAACCGCCTTATACGCTATATCGGGGTACATGTCTGATTGTAGCAGACAACGATGCTGATAAATGAATTTTGTATCAACACCCGCCAGGGTGTTTTTTATTGATTAAAAGAAACAAGTGGCGCTTGGTTTGTGTCACCACTGTTGAGGAATTTACATGCCCCTGATTACGCTTCCCGATGGCAGTCAACGCCAGTTTGAACAACCCGTTTCTGTGTTAGATGTAGCCAATGATATCGGCCCGGGCCTGGCCAAGGCCACCATTGCCGGCAAGGTAGATGGAAAACTGACCGATGCCTGCGATCTTATTCACCATGATGCCAGCTTACAGATCATTACTGCCAAAGATGATGAGGGGCTGGAGATCATCCGCCATTCCTGTGCCCACTTGCTGGGTCACGCCATTAAGCAGCTGTGGCCTGATACACAAATGGCCATTGGCCCGGTTATCGACAATGGCTTCTATTACGATGTGGACCTGGATCATGCCCTGAGTCAGGACGATCTGGATAAACTAGAGAAGCGCATGCTCGAACTGGCTAAAACCCAATACGAGGTGGTGAAAGAGGTGGTCAGCTGGCAACAGGCCAGAGATACTTTTGAGCAGCGGGGCGAACCCTACAAGATGCAGATTCTGGATGAGAATATCAGCCGCGACGACAAGCCGGCGCTGTATCATCATCAGGAATATACCGATATGTGCCGCGGCCCTCATGTGCCGGGCATGAAGTTTTGCCAGCACTTCAAGTTAATGAAAGTGGCAGGCGCGTACTGGCGCGGTGACAGCAACAATAAAATGTTGCAGCGGGTGTATGGCACCGCCTGGGCCGATAAGAAGCAACTCAAGGCCTATTTGCAGCGCCTGGAAGAAGCGGAAAAACGCGATCACCGTAAAATAGGCAAAGCACTGGATTTATTCCACTGGCAGGAAGAAGCGCCGGGCATGGTGTTCTGGCACAACGATGGCTGGACTATCTACACCGAGCTGGAAAAGTATATTCGTGAAAAACTGCGCGAATATGAATACGACGAAGTAAAAGGCCCGTTGATGATGGACCGCTCTTTGTGGGAGAAGTCCGGTCACTGGGACAAGTACGCCGAGAACATGTTCACCACAGAATCTGAAAAGCGTGAATATGCCATTAAGCCCATGAACTGCCCTGGCCACGTACAGATCTTTAACCAGGGGCTGAAATCCTATCGCGATCTGCCTTTGCGGATGGCCGAATTTGGCTGTTGTCACCGTAATGAGCCCTCCGGTGCATTGCACGGATTGATGCGGGTACGTGGATTCACTCAGGACGATGCACATATCTTCTGTACCGAAGAGCAGATCCTCGCTGAAGTCGGCAGTTGTATCGATATGGTGTATGAAACCTACAAGACTTTTGGTTTTGAAAAGGTTGCGGTAAAGCTCTCTACCCGCCCTGAAAAGCGCGTGGGCAGCGATGAAATCTGGGATAAATCAGAAAAGGCACTGGCCGAAGCACTGCAGGCCAAAGACATTGAGTTCCAGTATCTGCCCGGAGAAGGCGCCTTTTACGGCCCCAAGATTGAATTTACATTGCATGACTGTCTGGAGCGTGCCTGGCAATGCGGTACTATTCAGCTTGATTTCTCGATGCCGGGCCGTCTTGGCAGCACTTATGTGGCCGAAGATGGCGAGCGTAAGGTGCCGGTGATGATCCACCGTGCGATTCTGGGGTCACTGGAGCGTTTTATCGGTATACTGACCGAAGAGTATTCGGGGTTGTTTCCATTATGGCTGGCGCCGACTCAGGCGGTGGTACTAAATATTACCGATAATCAGGGTGAATATTCACGTAATGTGGTGAAAAAGTTACAACAATCGGGACTTAGAGCAAAGTCTGACTTGAGAAATGAGAAGATAGGCTTTAAAATCCGCGAGCACACTTTACGGCGAGTGCCGTATATGCTGGTTGTCGGTGATAAAGAAATGGAAGCTGGCGAGGTAGCAGTACGGACGCGCAAAGGTGAGGACTTGGGTAAATTGAGTGTTGAAGACTTTATTAAGCTTGCAACACAACAGGTCGATAGCAAACTAATTGATTAATTTCGTGGAGGAATAGCACATTAAAGGCGCTAACAATCGGGGTCAAGATTCGGCAAAAGCCCGCATTAACGAAGAAATAAAACTAAAAGAAGTTCGTTTGATCGGTATGGATGGTGATCAGTTGGGGATTGTATCTCTGACTGAAGCATTGGAAAAAGCAGCTGAAGTAGAGCTGGACTTGGTTGAGATTAGCCCCAATGCCGAGCCGCCAGTCTGTAAGATCATGGACTACGGCAAATTCCTTTTCGAAAAGAGTAAGGCTCAGAAAGAGCAAAAGAAAAAGACAAAGCAAATTCAGGTCAAGGAGGTGAAATTCCGCCCTGGCACTGATGAAGGCGATTACCAGGTCAAACTGCGCAACCTGCGTCGCTTTCTCGAAGGGGGTGATAAAACCAAAGTCACGATCCGCTTCCGCGGCCGTGAAATGGCACACCAGGAGATTGGCATTGATCTTCTCAATCGGATTAAAACCGATTTGGAAGAACTGGCCACCTGCGAGTCTTTCCCCAGAAGGGTGGAAGGCAGACAGATGATCATGGTGCTGGCCCCCATTAAGAAGTAGTAAAGGTTTACAAGTATTTTGGTGACTGCGCACTAAAATCACCTTGCTGCTGGTTTTTAACATTAACAATGCGGAGTTTTAGCAATGTCTAAAATGAAGAGTAACAGCGGTGCTGCGAAGCGATTCAAAAAATCAGCTTCCGGTCGCTTTAAAACAAAA comes from Lacimicrobium alkaliphilum and encodes:
- the infC gene encoding translation initiation factor IF-3, with the protein product MKGANNRGQDSAKARINEEIKLKEVRLIGMDGDQLGIVSLTEALEKAAEVELDLVEISPNAEPPVCKIMDYGKFLFEKSKAQKEQKKKTKQIQVKEVKFRPGTDEGDYQVKLRNLRRFLEGGDKTKVTIRFRGREMAHQEIGIDLLNRIKTDLEELATCESFPRRVEGRQMIMVLAPIKK
- a CDS encoding DUF3080 family protein, which codes for MPFKPLILITTMILSGCSFQADINDTTGEYSQRLASVLDHPGAELADMPPLPVPPKQQTSKDTLQISIKDFYQLRDCSLYSLVAERNTALGKIQAPSQRYIYELKLLQALQSCLNSTQDAALKQQLRHWQQQKQTALNLQWQRLLESEEIRHALGRNSGWVQSKQTDRLSETRQSLQYLLSLSPESAQPHHSGELEQHLQQLQQARLMARVFRTQRMLQLHLSALTQWLHARDIQCPDGKALEQVKYLRNVFGLFFVKQIQPLASRTNDIYYQLMPLWQSLLQAHPPMSDWLDQRQTEFEHYRHSLSEHIRFWQVLFEKCNLSPPANQP
- a CDS encoding pteridine reductase, which translates into the protein MQDTQKVIFISGSAKRLGAAIARFVHQQGYRVVLHCQHSLDEAKTLQQTLNARRRGSAALVSGDLCEHRDLSRLAEEIPAAFGRLDGLINNASAFYPTPIGQIKQQDWHTLMGSNAMAPLFLSQALSDELKSRQGTIINMADIHALRPLPAHSVYCMAKSALVSMTESLAVELAPDIRVNAIAPGAILWPSKEISEQEKSAVLAKVPLQRMGGIEDITGAVGFLLNAAYVTGQILKVDGGRSLAGNGPL
- the thrS gene encoding threonine--tRNA ligase, whose protein sequence is MPLITLPDGSQRQFEQPVSVLDVANDIGPGLAKATIAGKVDGKLTDACDLIHHDASLQIITAKDDEGLEIIRHSCAHLLGHAIKQLWPDTQMAIGPVIDNGFYYDVDLDHALSQDDLDKLEKRMLELAKTQYEVVKEVVSWQQARDTFEQRGEPYKMQILDENISRDDKPALYHHQEYTDMCRGPHVPGMKFCQHFKLMKVAGAYWRGDSNNKMLQRVYGTAWADKKQLKAYLQRLEEAEKRDHRKIGKALDLFHWQEEAPGMVFWHNDGWTIYTELEKYIREKLREYEYDEVKGPLMMDRSLWEKSGHWDKYAENMFTTESEKREYAIKPMNCPGHVQIFNQGLKSYRDLPLRMAEFGCCHRNEPSGALHGLMRVRGFTQDDAHIFCTEEQILAEVGSCIDMVYETYKTFGFEKVAVKLSTRPEKRVGSDEIWDKSEKALAEALQAKDIEFQYLPGEGAFYGPKIEFTLHDCLERAWQCGTIQLDFSMPGRLGSTYVAEDGERKVPVMIHRAILGSLERFIGILTEEYSGLFPLWLAPTQAVVLNITDNQGEYSRNVVKKLQQSGLRAKSDLRNEKIGFKIREHTLRRVPYMLVVGDKEMEAGEVAVRTRKGEDLGKLSVEDFIKLATQQVDSKLID
- a CDS encoding fructosamine kinase family protein, with the protein product MWHFISEQISEQLGQDFICDDIRQLHEQFYTRAFRITDGQRRFFVKVADTSELTRLETEAAGLEKLNQGQFFKVPKVICVGKTSQSGFLVLEYLHMQEGSHEQWHLFGQQLARLHQSDHQQMYGWQEDNYIGATLQPNGWQKKWCQFFAEQRIGYMLQLLVEKGVLKVDVDKVVERVRQLLAGHTPPASPLHGDLWQGNTGFWKNKPVLYDPAFYFGDRETDIAMTEFFGRFPEAFYQGYEEIWPLSDQYQYRKPVYQLYHNLNHALLFGGQYIHSAQSQLNNMD
- a CDS encoding CPXCG motif-containing cysteine-rich protein; this translates as MKAKNVHVDCPHCGHGMHLLLDYSQGDQDYYEDCTNCCHPIRITLHVDEEHSKLSYRINADDEQYY
- a CDS encoding START domain-containing protein, producing the protein MQFSLLLTLLCCALFIEAACLTPSQGWEERKADENVEVYARRAGNSFEILAITRVKSAPEAFLTLLRDTEKAPEWIHSARQVTLLEQPKANEDLVHTIFNAPWPVKDRDMVTLSRIVSAPDDSELRIEISDASDRHPVTPETVRMLNVNGLWRLLPQQDHTLICYQGSGDAAGNIPRWLSRSLLVSGTYKTFNNLADKLGQTETVKK